The Burkholderia sp. PAMC 26561 genome includes the window ACCGGTCGATGAACGCGTGCTCGTTGTACATCATGGTGAGGTTGGCAGCGAAACGCGGCATGACGATCCTCCTGATGGGACAAGACGGTTGCTCACAGCGTGCAACTCTTGCGCCCGCTCTCATCGATGATATTGCGCCCCTCCACGCCGCCGAGGCTCAGTGGAAACCCTCACCGGGACGCACTTTACGCAGATGAAGCCTGGTCAAGGAGCGCAAATGCATCGCGGATTTCCGATACATCGTTTGGCCGGACCAGCCGCGCGACTTCGCGCCCGTTGTCCATGAAGATCAGCGTGGGCCAGAGCTTGACCCGAAATGACCGTCCCAGCGGCCGGCCGCTGCCGTCCTCGATCTTGAGGTGCCGCATGTCGGCGTGGTCCTTGAACGCCTCCGCTATCGCGGGCTGGGCGGCTTTGCAGTGACCGCACCAGTTGGTGCCGAACTCGATCACCGACGGGCCCGCAAAAGCATCGACATCCGCACGCGCCGGCGCGTCTGGTGTGTATTCGGTTGCCATCGCCATGAGTGTTGCTCCTTTTATCGGATCACAGACATTCTATTGGGCGGCGGGTTTGCGCGCTTGGCGTGGCTTTCTTGCGCGCGGGCGGTGGCCCGGCAAGTTTCTTGCTCCAGTGCTGCACCTCCTCGCCACGTCTGTACATGCCAGCTTCTTCCACGCGCCTGTCGTTCTCCAGCCAGCTAGCCTTCTTCTGGGCGCTTGTGGCAGTCATGTGCGCGCTGCTTTGCGCCCTCGTGCTGTTCATGGCCCAGGAAAACGCGGGACGGCGTATCGACATCGCTCGCGAGCGCAGTCTGGCCGGCTGCCAGGCGGTGGCGTCGCGCTACGATCTCTCCATCGACAGAACCGCCGGCGCCGATCATCTCGATCCGCACGCCGATCTGATGCACGCCATTCTCGATGTCGTGCTGGCGCAGATGTCCGGCGTGGAAGGCGGATTCTGGCGCAATGCAGGCACTGACCGGGGCGTGTTCGATGCGTATGCATTCCCGACCTACGAGGGCAGTGGCATCAAGCGCGATGTCCCCGACGCCGAAACGCCTTTGATCCTGCGTACGCTGCGCGCAGCGGCGATCAAACAAACGGCGCTGACGGATGTCGTCAGTGGTCAGCAAGGCGCGGTGATCGTGACGGCGTGTACGATCCCGCACCACCCGGCGCTGCTCGCATGGACGCTCACGCGCTCACAGCCGTCTCTCGGCGCCTGGGGACGCAGCCTGCTTGCGGGGCTGGCCGCGCTGCTTGCAATCATCGTCGGTAGCTCCATCGCTCTCGGTATGCGATTGCGTAGCTGGCGTGCGAACCTTGCTCACGTGGAGCGCAGCGTCGCGCAACATGCGGGAGCCGAACCGGATGGCTTGGCCATCATTGCCGAGCCGATCGGAAAGACGGGCGAGCCGGAGCTCGACCGCATCGTGGATGCATTCAACACGCACGCGGCGCGCACCGCCGCGTTGCGATCACAAGCGGCAGCGCTGAGCGCTCGCCTCGCGCAGGCGGAGCGCTTCTCCGCACTCGGCCGGCTTGCTGCGCAGATTGCGCACGAGATCCGCAATCCAGTCGGCGCAATGCGGCTCAAAGCAGAAAACGCTCTCGTCGGCGATGAAGATCGCAAGCAACGGGCGCTCGCGACGATCCTCGAGCAGATTCATCGGGTGGAGCAACAGCTTGTGGGCTTGCTGGCGCTCACTCAGCCGGTTCGCATCGACAATATGAACGTCCCGCTTCGGGCGTGGCTCGACGATCGAGTCGCGCTGCATCAGGAAGCGGCGGCACATGCGCAGGTCGCGCTTACCGTGGCGGAGGCACCGGCAGCGACGCCCGAGCACGCCGTTTTCGATCCCGTGCAACTCGCACGCGCGCTTGATAACCTCGTGCTGAACGCGATACGTCATACGCCGCCCGACGGCAGCGTGACGGTACAGGCAACGCGGACTCGCGACCTCCTGCGTTTCGAAGTGAACGACAACGGCCCTGGTGTGCCGCAAGACGATCGTGAAGAAATATTCGAACCGTTCGTCACGGGTCATGCCGCCGGTTCGGGACTGGGTCTGGCTGTGGTGCGCGAGATTGCAGCCGCGCATGGCGGCCGGGCGTTTTATGAAGCGCGCAGCACGGGCGCGTGTTTTGTCATCGAGATTCCATGGCGCACATCCTGATTGTCGACGACGATGGCGCCTTTCGCGAAAGCCTCGCCGAAACGCTCGCCGATATGAGCCACGAGACGCTCGAAGCGGCCAGCAAACGAGAAGCGCTCGCGTTGCTTGAAAGCATGGAGCCCATCGACTGCGTTTTCCTCGACCTGCGAATGCCCGACGGTGTTTCAAGAGACCCGAACGCCGGCGGCGGCCTGGAAGTGCTCGAAGAACTGCGCAACATGCCCGCACGCGCCGCCTTGCCGGTTGTCGTGCTCACTGCATTCGCCACCAGCGAGAACACTGTGCGCGCGATGCGCCTCGGCGCGTTCGACCACCTGACAAAGCCCATTGGCCGCGATCAGATCGCCGCGTTGCTGAAGAAGATCGAACTATCGCAATCGGGCTCGCGCGATGCGGCGCCGATCCAACCCAATGCTTCCTTGCTCCCCGATGAAGCCCGCGAAGCCCGCAGCGCTCCGCGCCTGCTCGGCTTCAGTGACGCGCTGCGCGATGTGCAGAAAAGCATCGGCCGAGCCGCCGCGACCGATGCCACCGTGCTGATCAATGGCGAAACCGGCACGGGCAAGGAAGTCGCCGCGCGCGTGCTGCATGATGCGTCCGACCGTCGGCAGGCGCCGTTCATTGCGGTGAACTGCGCGGCGATCCCCGCAGACCTGCTCGAAAGTGAACTCTTCGGGCATACCAAAGGCGCGTTTACGGGAGCGGTATCGGAGCGGCTCGGCCAGTTTGCGCGAGCGGACGGAGGCACACTTTTCCTCGATGAAATCGGCGACCTGCCGTGGCCTCTCCAGGCGAAACTTTTGCGCGTGCTCCAGGAACGCATCGTGACGCCGGTTGGAAGCAACGCGCAAGTCCGCATCGATGTACGGATCGTTGCCGCCACTCACCGCGACCTGCAGGCGGAGGTCGCAGCGCAGCGGTTTCGGGAAGACCTGTTTTATCGTCTGAACGTGATTCCCATTCATTTGCCGCCGCTGCGTGAGCGCCCCGCCGACATCGCTCCCCTTGCCGCGCATTTTCTTGCGATCGCAGCGACGGGCTCGACACGCCCAAAAACGCTCGGCGACGACGCTAAAAAACTGCTGCTGCAGCACGCGTGGCCCGGCAATGTCCGCGAACTGAAGAACGCGATGGAGCGCGTGTTCGCCCTGGCGCGCGGACCCGTGGTTGTAGCGAACGACCTCGCTTTTCTTTCCCGCACGCCAGGCTCCGGCGACACCACCAGCGGTTTGCCCGCGGGATGGCTCGACCTGCCGCTTCCCGATGCAGTGGAACAGCTCGAACGGCTTGCGATCGCCCACGCGCTTTCGATCACGTCAGGCAACCGCGCGGAAGCGGCACGACGGCTTGGCATCAGCCGGCAATCGCTCTACACGAAGCTCGCCGCTTACGGACTCGGATAAAGCGGATGCTGTCCAGATTAACGACATCGACTGTCATCAAACTGGACATCTATCAGCGGGGACCGCCTCAAAACCTTTGCTGGATGAGGCTTTCATGCATGGCATAGGGCTTGCAAAGTAAGGCTGCCACCACTCGCAGCTTTGCAGGAGCCAACATGAAAGCACTTACGATCGCAATTAAATCGGCCGGCCTTATGGCCATCATCACCGGCGCTGTTGCGTGCGCTGCACAGGCCGCACCGACGCCGCGTGACGTGGCGCCACCGCCGGTCATGGGCAACGCGCCGCCGCCAATGGATGCCACCGGGCCTATGGATAGCACGAGCGCGGCGAGCGTCACCACCGGCGTCATCAAGCAATACGTGATCAATCCGGAGGGCGACGTGGACGGCCTGCTTTTCAGCAACGATTCGCTTGTCCGCTTTCCGCCAAACATGGGTGCGAACGTCGCGGCAATCGCCGCTCCGGGTGACACCATTCGCGTGAGCGGCGTGCCCGAAGCGGAAGGTGCACTTCGCGCGAGAGAGATCACCAATACGCGCAACGGACAGTCGGCTGTCGAGCAACCGCCCGCTGGCAATGCTCAGCGCCTGCCGCCCTCGCTTCGTGGCGTGAGTCTCGTCAAACTCGATGCGCGCGGCCGCGTGCTGAAGGTGACGACCGCGCCGCGCGGCGAACCAGACGGCGTGCTGCTCGCCGATGGCACGGTCATCAAGCTGACGCCACCGGGCGCGCGTCAATTCCCTGCGTTGCTGCAACCGGGCGCGCTCGTTGCAGCGCACGGCTACGGCACCCGCAATCGTTTCGGGCAGTCGCTGCAGGCCACGTCCTTCGGCACCCCCGGCAATCTGACGCAGCTATACGGCCGCGCCGACTGATTCTTTTCAACTTCATAAAGGAGCACACATGCATTGGATAGATCCCGCCTGCCTGCCGGAAACGCGCGGCAAGGTCACGCAATTCCTGTTGAATCCGCACGGTGAACTCGACGGACTCGTACTGAATACCGCCGGCAGCACACTGCAAGTTCACTTCCCGCCGCATATGACGAAGCAGGTCATGAAGCACATTTCAGTGGGCAACGCCATTCGCGTACACGGCGTGAAACCGCGTGACGCGAATGTCATCGCGGCAGTATCGCTGACGAGTGCGCAAGGCGCGGAGCTCGTTGATGAAGGCCCGCAGCATCACGGTCCGAAGGCCCCGAAACCTGACGGCAAACCAATGGACGTTCAAGGCGAAGTGACCTTGTCGCTGTATGGCCCGAAGGGCGAGCTGCGCGGCGCGCTTCTCGACGACGGCACATCGCTGCGCATGCCGCCTCACGCCGCGGCCGAACTCGTGGACTATCTGAGCCCGGGCGCATGTGTTCAGGCATGGGGGAACGGCGTGAAGAACAAGTATGGCCGCACGATCGACGTCCATGACATCGCCAAGCTGGTCGATGCTGCCTGATCCCACGGCCGGAATCTTCTGAGTGGTCGCCGTCGTAATGGCGCAGGACTTGATGCGCGGGACCGGGCGGTTCGGTCTCGCGCAAGGTCTCACGGCGCCCGCGGTGCGTATTGGCGTCGCCGCTGCGCGTTGAGGCGTCGGCGGCTTGACGCTGGCCTTAGAACTGGCCGAACCCCGTCAATCCGATCAGGCTTCCCAGCGCCAGCAACCACAACGGATGCACCTTCGTCTTGAAAGACAGCACCGCGATCACCGCCGTGATGCCGCCAAGCACCCATTGCGAGTCCGACGCCTCCGCGATCAACGCGGCGCTCGCCGCAAGGAGACCTGCGGTCATCGGCACGAGGCCGAGTTGCACATATCGTCGCCACGGATGCAACCTGAAGCGCTCCCACGCGTGCATGGCCGCAATGGTCACGACGGACGAAGGCCCGAACTTCGCAATCGATGTCACGATCACGCCGGGCCATCCCGCGACGTGCCAGCCAATCAGTGTCACGATCATCATGTTCGGCCCCGGCGCAGCCTGGGCAAGCGCGAACATCGCGGAAAAATCCGCTTTCGACATCCACTGATGCACCTCGACGACTTGCCGCTGCATCTCGGGCAGGATGGAGTTGCCGCCGCCGAATGCGAGCAGCGAGAGCTGGCTGAAAATTGCGGCGAGGGAAGCGAGATCGTGGTTCATCGGTTCACCTCGCGATTCGTTCTGGATGCGATGAATATCGATATTGGCGTGAGCACGAGCATCACGGGCAGCAGCGGCAAGCGCAGCAATGCGATCGCCACGAACGCCAGCGCGGCGACGACTGCCATCGACACTTTCTTGCGCAAGGGCCACGCGACTCTTACGGCCATCGATACAAGCAGACCCGCCGCTGCAGCAGCCAGTCCGGCGAAAAGGTGGCGGATGTGTACGTCGTTATGCGTGCGCTGATAGAGCACGCCGAGCCCGATCACGATCAGAGATGGCCCGACCAGCAATCCGAGCAGCCCGGCAAGCGCGCCGGGCACGCCGCGAAATTTCATCCCGATCGCGGCCGACAAGTTGATCACGTTGCCGCCCGGCAGGAACTGGCAAAGGCCGAGCAGATCGGTGAATTCGTCGGCGTTGAGCCACTTGCGGCGCTCCACGATTTCGCGGCGTGCCAGCGGCAGCGCGCCACCGAACGCGGTCAGCCCGAGCGTCAGGAAGCCGATAAAGATATCCGCGACGGTCGGCGGCGCCGGCGGCTGTGCGTGAGCGTCTTCGTGCATTGATCGCAATGAGTGCTTTGGAAAAGCGAGAGAGGGTAACGCTTTGTTCGCGCGGATTCAAAGCGTTGACTGCGCCAGCGTATCGCTGTCCAGATCTTTAAGAGGGCTTCGCCGCGTTGCGATCCCGGCGGGATTCGTAAGCTTTCAGATGCGTATAGGCAGTCGAGAAGATCGGCGAATGTTGCTCTTGCTCCGCCACCTTGCCGCGCGCAATCAGGTCGCCCACCACGTGATCCGCTTCGATGCGCGCGCCGTTCTCGAGGTCGCGCAGCATCGAAGCGGTGATGCCGGACCCGGTTTCGGTGAGCATGGAGTGCGTGCGGGTCACAGCGGCTTCGCCCGGCGGGAAACCGTTTGCCGCGGCGATGGCGCGGGCTTCATCGAAAAGATCGAGCAACAGTTTCTGGCCGCCCGGCGCCGCGATGATATCGCCCACCGGCGCGCGCATCAGGCACGTGCCGGCTGCAAGCGTCGCGAGAAAGGTCCACTTTTCCCACATGGACTGGAGAACGTTCTGGCTTGCGAAGGCGTCGAATTGCGCGCCAGTCAGCTCGGCCGTGATCGCCTCGATGCGCGTCGAAGTTCCGCCCGCGCGCTCGCCAAACGTCAGGGAATGCAGCTTGTTCAGATGCACGACCGTGCCTTCGGCATCGAGCGTTACAGCCGCGACGCACTGGCCGCCCAGCACGCGGTCAGGGCCGAACTGTGTTTCGAGTACATCGAGATGATGCATGCCGTTGAGCAGCGGCAGGATGGCAGTGTTCGGGCCGACCGAGATTTTTATCGATTCGATGGCGCCGTCAAGATCGTAAGCCTTGCAACTAAGCACGATCAGGTCGAACGGTTCGTCCACGTCCTTGGCCAGTACGACGGGCGGATTCGGTATCGATAAATCGCCGTTCGGGCTGCGCAGGTTGAGGCCCGTTTGCGCAAGTTGCGCAGCGCGCCGTTCACGTACGAGGAACGTCACGTTCCTTCCGGCGTTAAGCAGCCGTCCGCCGAAATAACCGCCGATTGCGCCTGCGCCCACCACCAGAATCCGCATGTGCTCCTCCTTAATAGTCTGATTTTTTGCGCGTGGATTTTCATGTGACCGCGCGCCGCTCCTGATCATGCCGCTCAAGCCTGCCAGACGCCATAACCCGCTTCCCGCAAGCCAATAGCAAGTTCCACTTCCATCTCCCGAGCGCCTTCGTACGGCATCGGGTTATACAACTCGTACAGTTGCGGCAACAAGCGCAAGCCGAAATCGCGCACATAACGGTTCGACTGGATGCCGGCCTTGTGTTTATCGAAACGAACGTCAGGGTCGATACCCGTCATGCCCACATATACAAAAGGCTTGCCCAGCACGTAATCCGGGTTGGCGCGCCGGAAACGCGCTTCGTTCCAGACCGTATCGGCGAGTTCGATCACGTAGACGTGGTAATGGTGAATCTTCCTTCGAAGCGCCATGCATTTGCCTTGTTGCGCTTATTCCGCGCGCAGATCGGTCCTGGAACGGGCTGGGGACGCTTATTTTAGACCGGCGTTGAACGAGGCGCTTATCGCGCGTGCTTTCGAGGGCACTTTTTTTACCCGTCAAACGCTGGCGCACAGTGCCTGTGCGGACCGCCCGTCCACACCCCATGTCTGCCAGTTGCGTGTCAAAGTGGTAATCTCGCTCGGTCTGCGCGTGCTGCGCGGCGTTCGGCAGGCGGCGGGCCCAGTGCCCCGGCGCTCCCCACATGGTGGCGCAGAAGTCCGGCCGGAACGCCTCGCGGGCACCGCCCCCATTGACACAAACGCATCCGCAGCGTGCGCGGCCACGAACCGCAAACGCTCCGGTCATTCGGAGAGAAACATGACCAAACAAGCAATCGGCGTTGTCGGCCTCGCCGTCATGGGACGCAATCTGGCATTGAATATCGAGAGCCGCGGGCACGCGGTATCGGTCTACAACCGCAGCCGCGAAAAAACCGATGACCTGATGGCCGAGCATCCCGACAAGAAGCTCGTGCCGTCTTACACGCTGGAAGAATTCGTCGAGTCGCTGGAAAAACCGCGCCGCATCCTGCTGATGGTGAAGGCCGGCCAGGGCACGGATGCGACGATCGATTCGCTGCGCCCGCTGCTTGAAAAAGGCGACATTCTGATCGACGGCGGCAACACCCATTTCACCGATACC containing:
- the panE gene encoding 2-dehydropantoate 2-reductase, yielding MRILVVGAGAIGGYFGGRLLNAGRNVTFLVRERRAAQLAQTGLNLRSPNGDLSIPNPPVVLAKDVDEPFDLIVLSCKAYDLDGAIESIKISVGPNTAILPLLNGMHHLDVLETQFGPDRVLGGQCVAAVTLDAEGTVVHLNKLHSLTFGERAGGTSTRIEAITAELTGAQFDAFASQNVLQSMWEKWTFLATLAAGTCLMRAPVGDIIAAPGGQKLLLDLFDEARAIAAANGFPPGEAAVTRTHSMLTETGSGITASMLRDLENGARIEADHVVGDLIARGKVAEQEQHSPIFSTAYTHLKAYESRRDRNAAKPS
- a CDS encoding chromate transporter; translated protein: MNHDLASLAAIFSQLSLLAFGGGNSILPEMQRQVVEVHQWMSKADFSAMFALAQAAPGPNMMIVTLIGWHVAGWPGVIVTSIAKFGPSSVVTIAAMHAWERFRLHPWRRYVQLGLVPMTAGLLAASAALIAEASDSQWVLGGITAVIAVLSFKTKVHPLWLLALGSLIGLTGFGQF
- a CDS encoding chromate transporter, which produces MHEDAHAQPPAPPTVADIFIGFLTLGLTAFGGALPLARREIVERRKWLNADEFTDLLGLCQFLPGGNVINLSAAIGMKFRGVPGALAGLLGLLVGPSLIVIGLGVLYQRTHNDVHIRHLFAGLAAAAAGLLVSMAVRVAWPLRKKVSMAVVAALAFVAIALLRLPLLPVMLVLTPISIFIASRTNREVNR
- a CDS encoding sigma-54-dependent transcriptional regulator: MAHILIVDDDGAFRESLAETLADMSHETLEAASKREALALLESMEPIDCVFLDLRMPDGVSRDPNAGGGLEVLEELRNMPARAALPVVVLTAFATSENTVRAMRLGAFDHLTKPIGRDQIAALLKKIELSQSGSRDAAPIQPNASLLPDEAREARSAPRLLGFSDALRDVQKSIGRAAATDATVLINGETGTGKEVAARVLHDASDRRQAPFIAVNCAAIPADLLESELFGHTKGAFTGAVSERLGQFARADGGTLFLDEIGDLPWPLQAKLLRVLQERIVTPVGSNAQVRIDVRIVAATHRDLQAEVAAQRFREDLFYRLNVIPIHLPPLRERPADIAPLAAHFLAIAATGSTRPKTLGDDAKKLLLQHAWPGNVRELKNAMERVFALARGPVVVANDLAFLSRTPGSGDTTSGLPAGWLDLPLPDAVEQLERLAIAHALSITSGNRAEAARRLGISRQSLYTKLAAYGLG
- a CDS encoding thioredoxin family protein, which gives rise to MAMATEYTPDAPARADVDAFAGPSVIEFGTNWCGHCKAAQPAIAEAFKDHADMRHLKIEDGSGRPLGRSFRVKLWPTLIFMDNGREVARLVRPNDVSEIRDAFALLDQASSA
- a CDS encoding sensor histidine kinase, encoding MCALLCALVLFMAQENAGRRIDIARERSLAGCQAVASRYDLSIDRTAGADHLDPHADLMHAILDVVLAQMSGVEGGFWRNAGTDRGVFDAYAFPTYEGSGIKRDVPDAETPLILRTLRAAAIKQTALTDVVSGQQGAVIVTACTIPHHPALLAWTLTRSQPSLGAWGRSLLAGLAALLAIIVGSSIALGMRLRSWRANLAHVERSVAQHAGAEPDGLAIIAEPIGKTGEPELDRIVDAFNTHAARTAALRSQAAALSARLAQAERFSALGRLAAQIAHEIRNPVGAMRLKAENALVGDEDRKQRALATILEQIHRVEQQLVGLLALTQPVRIDNMNVPLRAWLDDRVALHQEAAAHAQVALTVAEAPAATPEHAVFDPVQLARALDNLVLNAIRHTPPDGSVTVQATRTRDLLRFEVNDNGPGVPQDDREEIFEPFVTGHAAGSGLGLAVVREIAAAHGGRAFYEARSTGACFVIEIPWRTS